The following proteins come from a genomic window of Anopheles ziemanni chromosome 3, idAnoZiCoDA_A2_x.2, whole genome shotgun sequence:
- the LOC131287649 gene encoding tenascin: MFRFVIFVLIVALDCSRSSGIIDLMCESDHDCEAFRSATVNSTCVEEHCRCTDLQRDNNATECKPLVNRVSNQIGGQCPCQVANSFCHEQTHRCVCKDGFLPSRVEKKCVHESIPLGGECEESGQCSHRDHFAECDRTEQVCRCQEHFVTYEGSCHSIIAVANLSKPCESNEECANGTIGDALCHSGQCICGTGFVADSTNSSCLAEAELEQPCTDSNQCIATLGVGSICYQQRCVCDSNHFQFPVHASDATSGQQKIRNVCERKIAHGDSCNNDQNCYQFHVGPHEQTMECFMNACVCLPGHIEKENVCFKASSSITVTPASVLLVIIGTLSVLKHLLIAH, encoded by the exons ATGTTTCGGTTTGTGATTTTCGTCCTGATCGTTGCGCTGGATTGCAGCAGATCGAGCG GTATTATCGATCTGATGTGCGAAAGTGATCACGACTGCGAGGCGTTTCGCAGTGCCACGGTCAACTCCACGTGCGTAGAGGAGCACTGCCGGTGCACTGACCTCCAGCGGGACAACAATGCCACCGAGTGCAAGCCGCTG gtcAACCGAGTGTCGAACCAGATCGGTGGCCAATGTCCGTGTCAGGTCGCCAATTCGTTCTGCCACGAGCAGACGCACCGGTGCGTCTGCAAGGACGGGTTTCTCCCGAGCCGGGTGGAGAAGAAGTGTGTCCATG AATCGATCCCGCTGGGCGGGGAGTGTGAGGAGAGCGGGCAGTGCTCCCACCGTGATCACTTCGCCGAATGCGATCGCACGGAACAGGTTTGCCGGTGCCAGGAGCACTTCGTCACCTACGAGGGCAGCTGTCACTCGATAATAG CGGTCGCTAACCTTTCGAAGCCTTGCGAATCGAACGAGGAGTGCGCGAACGGCACGATTGGAGATGCGCTCTGCCACAGCGGCCAGTGTATCTGCGGCACGGGATTCGTGGCCGACTCGACCAACAGTAGCTGCCTGGCCGAGGCCGAACTTGAACAACCTTGCACCGACTCGAACCAGTGCATTGCCACGCTGGGGGTCGGCTCGATCTGCTATCAGCAGCGGTGCGTGTGCGATAGCAATCACTTCCAGTTTCCGGTGCACGCCAGCGACGCCACGAGTGGACAGCAGAAGATACGGAACGTTTGTGAGCGCAAGATAG CTCATGGCGATAGCTGCAACAACGACCAAAACTGCTACCAGTTCCACGTCGGACCGCACGAGCAAACAATGGAGTGCTTCATGAATGCATGCGTCTGCCTGCCCGGTCAcatagaaaaggaaaatgtttgcttcaAAGCCa GTTCGAGCATTACCGTTACACCAGCATCGGTTTTACTTGTCATCATCGGCACGTtgagtgttttaaaacatctATTAATTGCACACTAA
- the LOC131285541 gene encoding fatty acyl-CoA reductase wat-like translates to MQHTLNISTAETPMETGPPEEGKLNVSEFYRGATVLITGGTGFIGKVLVEKLLRCFKVKKIILLIRPKGNIGPSERLQQMLDGPIFNTLRNSKANAQHLFRKVVAMEASFEQTDIVDDINRTKICNEVQIVFHVMASIRFDEVLDDAIAMNVTSAQRLYALSNAMTQLRAVVHVSTFYSNCNREHIEERIYDDIPFGGLDHITLMLKKLDTREKERMTQLVLGEMPNSYVFSKKCAEAMIGRDFRHLPIGIFRPPIVISSYREPEPGWIDCFHGATGLCVPVVVGKPMWYYGKPEVKPFMTPVDYTVAGMIVAACDIGQRQCSILPLEKPVPVYNYTFEKNAFPYANLVELVSSGLPNPVDRWLAGIKCRISPWKVFPKILLWLMTLQARIADEVLAWFGKRGSNVKIVSAISTLANAVEFFRCRMWTMDNGNVKRMISLLSSDDAKRLDIDADRIDWRDYYKSFAKGIAMELMRKARSRQQRAKRI, encoded by the exons atgcaacatacGTTGAACATCTCGACGGCCGAGACTCCGATGGAGACGGGACCGCCGGAGGAGGGCAAGCTGAATGTTTCCGAGTTTTATCGCGGTGCGACCGTGCTTATCACCGGTGGAACCGGGTTCATCGGGAAAGTGTTGGTGGAAAAGCTactacggtgcttcaaagtgaagaaaattattcttCTCATCCGTCCGAAGGGCAACATTGGTCCGTCGGAACGTCTCCAGCAGATGCTGGACGGCCCG ATATTCAACACGCTACGCAATAGCAAGGCCAACGCTCAGCATCTTTTCAGGAAGGTCGTCGCAATGGAGGCCTCCTTCGAGCAAACAGACATCGTGGACGATATCAATAGAACTAAAATTTGCAATGAAGTTCAG ATCGTCTTCCACGTGATGGCGTCCATCCGGTTCGATGAAGTCCTGGACGATGCGATCGCCATGAACGTTACGTCCGCCCAGCGACTCTACGCACTGTCAAACGCAATGACTCAATTACGCGCGGTCGTCCACGTGTCGACGTTCTACTCCAACTGTAACCGGGAGCACATTGAGGAGCGCATCTACGACGACATCCCATTCGGTGGACTCGATCACATCACGCTGATGCTGAAGAAGCTGGACACGCGAGAAAAAGAGCGTATGACGCAGCTTGTCCTGGGCGAGATGCCGAACTCGTACGTGTTCAGCAAGAAGTGCGCCGAGGCGATGATCGGGCGCGACTTCCGGCACCTACCGATCGGTATCTTTCGGCCGCCGATCGTGATCTCGAGCTACCGCGAGCCGGAACCGGGTTGGATCGACTGCTTCCACGGTGCCACCGGGCTTTGCGTGCCGGTTGTTGTCGGCAAACCCATGTGGTATTACGGCAAGCCCGAGGTTAAGCCGTTCATGACACCGGTCGACTACACCGTGGCCGGCATGATCGTGGCCGCCTGTGACATTGGTCAACGTCAGTGCAGCATTTTGCCATTGGAGAAGCCGGTTCCGGTGTACAACTACACGTTCGAGAAGAATGCGTTTCCCTATGCTAACTTGGTGGAACTAGTTAGCTCCGGGCTCCCGAATCCAGTTGATCGATGGTTAGC AGGAATCAAGTGCCGAATAAGCCCGTGGAAAGTATTCCCCAAGATTTTGCTATGGCTAATGACGCTCCAGGCTCGGATAGCTGATGAGGTGTTGGCTTGGTTTGGAAAGCGAGGAAG CAACGTTAAAATCGTCTCGGCAATCTCTACCCTTGCCAATGCGGTCGAATTCTTCCGCTGTCGCATGTGGACGATGGATAACGGCAACGTGAAACGCATGATATCGCTACTTTCGAGTGACGACGCGAAACGGCTCGACATAGACGCAGATCGAATCGATTGGCGGGACTACTACAAGTCCTTCGCCAAAGGAATCGCAATGGAGCTGATGCGAAAGGCACGTAGTAGACAGCAACGGGCCAAAAGAATTTAA